One window from the genome of Streptomyces sp. WZ-12 encodes:
- the aceE gene encoding pyruvate dehydrogenase (acetyl-transferring), homodimeric type — protein MPDPVRLPYSQLDQLPDRDPEETAEWRESLDAVTKAAGPHRAAYLMRRALEHTARTEGGELPSLLESDYVNTIPTSAQPEFPGDEAMEARITAWNRWNAAAMVTRGSKLGLGGHIATFASAAWLYETGFQHFFRGKETDGSGDQLYIQGHASPGIYARAFLEGRLDEEQLDHFRQEAGGEGLPSYPHPRRLPWLWEFPTVSMGLGPLSAIYQARFNRYLEHRGIKDTANSHVWAFLGDGEMDEPESTAALALAGREGLDNLTFVINCNLQRLDGPVRPNFKIVQELEAQFRAAGWNVVKALWGEAWDEVFALDADGLVLQRLRETPDAQFQTYATRDAAYLREHFFGASDALKAIGAKFSDAKLLELFQTSRAGHEPRKVYAAYKAAVEHKGAPTVVLAQTVKGYTLGAGFESRNANHQMKKLTMAEFRTMRDLLELPIPDSALEGDLVPYWRPAEDSPEMRYLRARRTALGGPAPARKVVAKPLPLPADKAFDALKKGSGSQEIATTMAFVRLVKDLMRDKETGRRWVPIVPDEARTFGMESLFPTAGLYSPKGATYDPVDRDQLLWYKEAKDGQILNEGITEAGSLADFTAAATSYATHGEPMIPFYIFYSMFGWQRTADQFWALADQLGRGFVIGATAGRTTMTGEGLQHADGHSHLIASTNPAALSYDPAFAYEVAVIVKEGLRRMYGPDAEDVFYYLTVYNETKVQPAMPEGVEEGILKGLYRFQEATAVEGAETPRLQLLASGTAIHWALEAQQLLAADWGVAADVWSAPSWTELRRDALECDAARLEGEDRVPYVTRALAGAPGPVVAVSDWMRAVPDQIAPWVEQDWVSIGTDGFGLSDTREAARRHFGVDPQSVVVQALAALARRGDVKPEKVKEARERYGL, from the coding sequence ATGCCCGATCCCGTGCGCCTGCCGTACAGCCAGCTCGACCAACTCCCGGACCGCGATCCCGAGGAGACGGCCGAGTGGCGCGAGTCGCTGGACGCCGTCACCAAGGCAGCGGGCCCGCATCGCGCCGCGTACCTGATGCGCCGGGCGCTGGAGCACACCGCGCGCACCGAGGGCGGCGAGCTGCCGTCCCTGCTGGAGTCGGACTACGTCAACACCATCCCGACCTCCGCGCAGCCGGAGTTCCCCGGTGACGAGGCCATGGAGGCCCGCATCACCGCCTGGAACCGCTGGAACGCGGCGGCGATGGTCACCCGCGGCTCCAAGCTGGGCCTGGGCGGCCACATCGCGACCTTCGCGTCGGCGGCCTGGCTGTACGAGACCGGCTTCCAGCACTTCTTCCGCGGCAAGGAGACCGACGGGTCCGGCGACCAGCTCTACATCCAGGGCCACGCCTCCCCCGGCATCTACGCCCGCGCCTTCCTCGAAGGCCGGCTGGACGAGGAGCAGCTCGACCACTTCCGCCAGGAGGCCGGCGGCGAGGGCCTGCCCTCGTACCCGCACCCGCGGCGGCTGCCCTGGCTGTGGGAGTTCCCCACCGTCTCCATGGGCCTCGGCCCGCTCTCCGCGATCTACCAGGCGCGCTTCAACCGCTACCTGGAGCACCGCGGCATCAAGGACACCGCCAACTCGCACGTGTGGGCGTTCCTCGGTGACGGCGAGATGGACGAGCCGGAGTCGACCGCCGCACTGGCGCTCGCCGGCCGCGAGGGCCTGGACAACCTGACCTTCGTCATCAACTGCAACCTGCAGCGCCTGGACGGCCCGGTCCGCCCCAACTTCAAGATCGTGCAGGAGCTGGAGGCCCAGTTCCGCGCCGCCGGCTGGAACGTCGTCAAGGCCCTGTGGGGCGAGGCGTGGGACGAGGTCTTCGCGCTCGACGCCGACGGCCTGGTGCTCCAGCGGCTGCGCGAGACCCCGGACGCACAGTTCCAGACCTACGCCACCCGGGACGCCGCCTACCTGCGCGAGCACTTCTTCGGTGCCAGCGACGCCCTCAAGGCGATCGGCGCGAAGTTCTCCGACGCCAAGCTGCTGGAGCTGTTCCAGACCTCCCGCGCCGGCCACGAGCCGCGCAAGGTGTACGCCGCCTACAAGGCCGCCGTTGAGCACAAGGGCGCGCCGACGGTCGTCCTGGCGCAGACCGTCAAGGGCTACACCCTCGGCGCGGGCTTCGAGTCCCGCAACGCCAACCACCAGATGAAGAAGCTGACGATGGCGGAGTTCCGCACCATGCGGGACCTGCTCGAACTCCCCATCCCGGACAGCGCGTTGGAGGGCGACCTGGTGCCGTACTGGCGCCCGGCCGAGGACTCCCCCGAGATGCGGTACCTGCGCGCCCGCCGCACCGCCCTCGGCGGCCCGGCGCCGGCCCGCAAGGTCGTGGCCAAGCCGCTGCCGCTCCCCGCGGACAAGGCGTTCGACGCGCTGAAGAAGGGCTCGGGCAGCCAGGAGATCGCCACCACCATGGCGTTCGTCCGGCTGGTCAAGGACCTGATGCGGGACAAGGAGACCGGCAGGCGCTGGGTCCCGATCGTCCCCGACGAGGCCCGTACCTTCGGCATGGAGTCGCTCTTCCCGACCGCCGGCCTGTACTCCCCCAAGGGCGCGACGTACGACCCGGTCGACCGGGACCAGTTGCTCTGGTACAAGGAGGCCAAGGACGGCCAGATCCTCAACGAGGGGATCACCGAGGCCGGTTCGCTCGCCGACTTCACCGCCGCCGCCACGTCGTACGCGACGCACGGCGAGCCGATGATCCCGTTCTACATCTTCTACTCGATGTTCGGCTGGCAGCGGACCGCCGACCAGTTCTGGGCGCTCGCCGACCAGTTGGGCCGCGGTTTCGTGATCGGCGCCACCGCGGGCCGGACGACGATGACCGGCGAGGGCCTCCAGCACGCCGACGGCCACTCGCACCTGATCGCCTCCACCAACCCGGCGGCGCTCTCCTACGACCCGGCGTTCGCCTACGAGGTCGCGGTGATCGTCAAGGAGGGCCTGCGCCGGATGTACGGTCCGGACGCCGAGGACGTCTTCTACTACCTGACGGTCTACAACGAGACCAAGGTGCAGCCGGCGATGCCGGAGGGCGTCGAGGAGGGCATCCTCAAGGGCCTCTACCGCTTCCAGGAGGCCACCGCCGTCGAGGGCGCCGAGACGCCCCGGCTCCAGCTGCTGGCCTCCGGCACCGCGATCCACTGGGCCCTGGAGGCGCAGCAACTGCTCGCCGCCGACTGGGGCGTGGCCGCCGACGTGTGGTCCGCGCCGTCCTGGACGGAGCTCCGTCGGGACGCCCTGGAGTGCGACGCGGCCCGCCTGGAGGGCGAGGACCGGGTCCCGTACGTGACCCGTGCGCTGGCCGGTGCGCCCGGCCCCGTCGTCGCGGTGAGCGACTGGATGCGGGCGGTCCCGGACCAGATCGCCCCGTGGGTCGAGCAGGACTGGGTCTCCATCGGGACGGACGGCTTCGGCCTGTCCGACACCCGGGAGGCGGCCCGCCGTCACTTCGGCGTCGACCCGCAGTCGGTGGTCGTCCAGGCGCTGGCGGCCCTCGCCCGGCGCGGGGACGTCAAGCCGGAGAAGGTCAAGGAGGCCCGCGAGCGCTACGGGCTCTGA
- a CDS encoding helix-turn-helix transcriptional regulator, which yields MRAARLIKMVLLLQSRPSMTAGELARELEVSERTVARDVLSLSEAGVPVYADRGRAGGYRLIGGYRTRLTGLGLREAEALFLSGVPCALREMGLADVASAARLKVSAALLPELRDAASGAAQRFHLDAPRWYHDPEPPELLPVIADAVWDDRRLTVRYLRADREVVRELEPYGLVLKAGVWYLAARAAPAGADGAPRTDFRVYRLDRFAAAEPLLPAGPSGPSAPPGPVDSGRFVRDPGFDLPAFWAERAEQFRRSLLREEVVLRLTPRGVRQLPYVTEPAAARAAVERATADGGPDARGRLTVTLAVESEEVAYAQFLSLGPEGEVLAPSGLRERCAAAARRAAALYGPAQEPADDSPAAAPSGSPPRSRSGRP from the coding sequence ATGCGTGCCGCGCGGCTGATCAAAATGGTGTTGCTGCTCCAGTCCCGACCGTCGATGACGGCCGGCGAGTTGGCGCGGGAGCTGGAGGTCTCGGAGCGCACGGTCGCCCGGGACGTGCTCTCGCTCTCGGAGGCCGGGGTTCCCGTCTACGCGGACCGCGGCCGGGCCGGGGGCTACCGCCTGATAGGCGGGTACCGCACCCGGCTGACCGGCCTCGGCCTGCGCGAGGCGGAGGCGCTCTTCCTGTCCGGAGTGCCCTGCGCGCTGCGGGAGATGGGGCTGGCCGACGTCGCCTCCGCGGCCCGGCTGAAGGTGTCCGCCGCGCTGCTGCCGGAGTTGCGGGACGCCGCGTCCGGCGCCGCCCAGCGGTTCCATCTGGACGCGCCGCGCTGGTACCACGATCCCGAGCCGCCCGAGCTGCTGCCGGTGATCGCCGACGCGGTGTGGGACGACCGCCGGCTGACGGTCCGCTATCTCCGGGCGGACCGCGAGGTGGTCCGCGAGCTGGAGCCCTACGGCCTCGTACTCAAGGCCGGCGTCTGGTACTTGGCGGCCCGCGCCGCACCCGCGGGCGCCGACGGCGCACCCCGGACCGACTTCCGGGTCTACCGCCTCGACCGCTTCGCCGCGGCCGAACCGCTCCTGCCGGCGGGCCCGAGCGGGCCGTCGGCGCCCCCCGGCCCGGTGGACTCCGGCCGCTTCGTCCGCGATCCGGGGTTCGACCTGCCCGCGTTCTGGGCCGAGCGGGCCGAGCAGTTCCGGCGCTCGCTGCTGCGCGAGGAGGTGGTGCTCCGGCTCACCCCCCGCGGCGTGCGGCAACTGCCGTACGTCACCGAGCCGGCCGCGGCCCGGGCGGCCGTCGAGCGGGCGACGGCCGACGGCGGTCCCGACGCGCGGGGGCGGCTGACGGTCACCCTCGCCGTGGAGTCCGAGGAGGTCGCCTACGCCCAGTTCCTCTCGCTCGGCCCGGAGGGCGAGGTGCTGGCGCCCTCCGGGCTGCGGGAGCGGTGCGCGGCGGCCGCCCGCCGCGCCGCCGCGCTCTACGGCCCCGCGCAGGAGCCCGCCGACGACTCCCCCGCCGCCGCTCCTAGCGGTAGTCCTCCTCGGTCGCGTTCCGGCCGCCCATGA
- a CDS encoding GntR family transcriptional regulator — MTPPVVHSLREQIREHILEGIVSGRWQPGERIVERRIAVELEVSQTPVREALRELESLQLIESAPNKGVRVRNLTADDLKESYPVRAGLEQVAAELAAGRLAEDTAALEREVAALREADAAGDGEAQVRHTVAFHREIVRAAGNAVLLHTWESLGVEVWTTLSIRWFSPEPRSHAQDHQELVDAFRRRDPRIGALLKAHVLSCAPRV, encoded by the coding sequence GCTGCGCGAGCAGATCCGCGAGCACATCCTGGAGGGGATCGTCAGCGGTCGCTGGCAGCCGGGCGAGCGGATCGTCGAGCGGCGGATCGCGGTGGAGCTGGAGGTCAGTCAGACGCCGGTCCGGGAGGCGCTGCGGGAGCTGGAGTCGCTCCAACTGATCGAGTCGGCGCCGAACAAGGGCGTCCGGGTCCGCAATCTCACCGCGGACGACCTCAAGGAGAGCTACCCGGTCCGGGCCGGACTGGAGCAGGTGGCCGCGGAGTTGGCGGCCGGCCGGCTCGCGGAGGACACCGCGGCGCTGGAGCGCGAGGTGGCGGCGCTGCGGGAGGCGGACGCGGCCGGCGACGGCGAGGCGCAGGTGCGGCACACCGTGGCCTTCCACCGGGAGATCGTGCGGGCGGCCGGGAACGCGGTGCTGCTGCACACCTGGGAGTCGTTGGGCGTGGAGGTGTGGACGACGCTGTCGATCCGCTGGTTCAGCCCTGAGCCGCGCTCGCACGCCCAGGACCACCAGGAGTTGGTGGACGCCTTCCGGCGGCGCGACCCGCGGATCGGGGCGCTGCTGAAGGCGCACGTGCTGAGCTGCGCGCCGAGGGTCTGA